DNA from Halobaculum sp. XH14:
CCAGAGGACGAGGACGTTCTCGAACGAGAGCACGGCACCGTAGGAGGCCGCCCGGAGGTCCTCGTTCAGCATCGACTCGCCCGTCAGCACCGCGTAGTGTTCCACCCGCTCGGACCCGTCGCCCAGCTTGAACAGCGGGTTCGCGTCCGGCCCCGCGAGGTTCGCCGAGAGCTTCACGGCCAGCAGGTTCACCCGGTCCGTGACGTGGTCCCCGGAGTCGGCCATCCGGGCGTGTCGCTCCTCGCTGGCGACGACCGGGACCCGGCGTTCGCCGTCGGTCCGGAGCACCGCGTACGAGAACTTCACGTCGGCGTTCACGAACTCTCCCGGCTCGTCCCCGGGGCCGCGCGGGGCCGCGTCGTCGAGGCGACGCTGGAACGCCGGCACCGCGAGGTCGGGTCGCTCCTCGAACGACCAGCCGCGGTCCGAGGGCGCCTCCCCCGGCCAGAGCCGGAGGTCGGGCGCGTAGACGGTCACGTCGGACTCGGGAGTGGCGACCGCCCGCTCCACCGAGCGCATCCCGGTCGAGGTGTTCAGGTCAGCCGGCGCCAGCAGGGCGCACGCGCCGTCGGCGGCGAGCGCGTCGAGGTAGTTCGCCACGACGGCTTCCGGATCGGCGAGTTCCGAGAGCACGTTGCCGAAGAGCACCAGATCCACGTCGCCGACGGACTCCGGGTCGAACTCCTCTGCAGTCTTGCGGTGGATGGTGGCCCGAAAGTTCCGGCGCGTCTCGCCGAGCAGGTCCGCCAGCACGTCCGCGTTCGCGCTCGGTTCGACCGCGTGGTAGTCCACGACCGCGTCGTCCGGGAGGTAGTCGTGGAGGCCGAGCGCCGGGCCGCCGGTGCCCGCGCCGACGTCGAGCACGCGGAGCCGACGGGGGAGCAGGCCCCGCGCGGCGAGCGTGTCGAGGACGTAGCCGACCGCGGCGTAGAAGTCCGGCAGGTGGTAGATCGCGTAGCCGAGCGCGGCGTCGGCGTCGTAGGTCACCTCGCGGCCGCGGTAGTAGTCCTCCTTAAGGCGTTCGATGACCCCGCGGAGCACGTCCCCACTCTCGCCTTCGTGCCAGCCCGGCCCGTAGCGCTCGACCAGCAGGTCCGCCAGGGCGTCGGCGTACGCCCCGGGGAACGCCCCGGGGTCCCAGCCCGGCGGATCGACCGGCCCCTCGGCCGCGGGCACGAACGTCCCGTCCACACGCTCGAACAGGCCGAGGTCGAACGCCTCCTCGCGGAGCGCCTGCCGAACGACCGCCGGGTGCGGCTGGTCGGGGAGGTACTCGAAGATTTCCTCGGGGTCGACGGGCCGGGCGTTCCGGAGGTACTTCGCCGTGTCGCGGAGCGCCTCCCTGTCGACGCTCATTCGCCGCTCCCGCGGTCCGTGTCCGCGCCGGGGTCCGGGTCCGCGTCGGGGTCAGCGTCCGCGCCGGCTTCGGCGGTCCGCTCCCGCGGGTCGCCGCCGACGGACGTCCGAGCCCTTTCGAACAGCGCCGTGAACTCCTCGGGGTCCGCGTCGGCGAGTTGCCGGGCCGCAGCCGCGACCGCATCCGCGCCGCCGAACGCCTCGCGGATGTCCCCGTACACGCGCGAATCGCCCTCGGTCACGGTGCCGGCGAGCTCCGCGAGCGGCTCCGAGACGGGCGTGTGGAACTCCTCGGGCACGTCTTCGGCCGCGAGCGCGTACGCGAGGACGGCCGTGTGGGCCCCGGTCTGGACGGCCTCCATCGCCCCGTCGTGTTCGGCGGCGGTCGTCTCGAACACGTCGTTGCCCGCGTCGGCGAGCGCCTCGCGGACCCGCCCGACGACCGGCCCCGCCTCGCCCGGAACGAACGCGACCCGTCCGGGACCGCGGGGCGGCGCGAACAGCGGGTGGAAGCTGGCGTACTCGCCCTCGGCGTGTCTGGCCATCGCCGCCAGCGGGTCGGCCATCGCGCCGGAGACGTCGATCAGCGCGCCGCTCGCGGCGCTGGCGGCGTGGGACTCGACCGCGTCGGCGACGGCGGGTATCGGCACCGCGAGCGCGACGCAGTCGAACGCCTCGTCGGTGTCGAGCGGGACGACCCGCCCGTCGACCAGTTCGTCGGCCGCGTCCATCGCGGCCTGGGGGTTCGCGTCGGCGAACGCGACCCGGTCGACGGCCGGGCGGAGCGTCCGCGCGAGCCAGCGCCCAATCTCGCCCGCGCCCACGACGAACAGTCTCATGGCCTCGGCTACCCGGAGACGGGGTGAAAACGTGTCGGTCCCCACCCCGCCGTTCGTGGGGGCGTCCGTGTGCCCGTGGCGGTCATCCAGCGTCGCGGGGGCCGTCTCGATTGGCTCTCTCGATCGGTCCGGATCGAACAGTCCCCGACGGCACACGCTTATCGTCGTTCCGCGTGAGCCTCATCCGAGGTGACACGCCCCGCCTCGGCGGGGACGAGAGAACGATGCGCCAGGAAATCCAGCGGAACCGAGCCGAATCGTTTCGGGAACGACACAGCGACGCCGCGGACGGACCGCTCGTGCTGCCGAACGCCTGGGACGCGGCGAGCGCCATCGTCTACGAGACGCTCGGCTTCGCCGCCGTCGGCAGCTCCAGCGCCGGCGTCGCCGCCTCGCTCGGGCTCCCCGACGGTGAGGTGGTGGGCCGGGACGAGATGCTCGCCGCGGTCGGGCGGATGGCCGACGCGGTCGACCTCCCGGTGAGCGCGGACGTCGAGGCCGGCTACGGCGACGGCCCGGAGGCGGTGGCGGAAACGGTCCGACTCACCATCGAGGCCGGTGCCGTCGGCGTGAACTTGGAGGACGGCACCGGCGACCCCGACGACCCGCTCGTCGACGTGGAGACGCATGCGGCGAAGATCCGCGCGGCCCGCGAGGCGGCCGAGGAAGCCGGCATCCCGCTCGCCATCAACGGCCGGACGGACGTCTTCTGGAGCGAGGTCGGCGACGGGGCGGACCGCGTCGCGCGCACCGTCGAACGCGCGAACGCCTACCGGGAGGCCGGGAGCGACTGCCTGTTCGTCCCCGGCGTGACCGACCCCGAGGAAATAGAAGCGCTCGTGGACGGCATCGACGGGCCGATCAACGTGCTCGGCGGCCCGGGCGCGCCCTCCGTTCCCGAACTCGGCAACCTCGGCGTGGCGCGCGTCAGCGTCGGGTCCGGGCCGATGCGAGCCACGCTCGTACACCTCCGGGACGTCGGCGAGGAACTCCGCGAGGACGGGACCTACGGCGGCATGGAGAACGCGATCCCGTACGGGGATCTCGCCGAACTGCTCCGCGGTCGGGTCGACCACGGCGCCGACGAGTAGCCCGGTCGGGACGACCACGGCACCGACGGCTGACACGACCGACCTACTCCAGTTCCAGTTCGACCGGGTAGTCGGTGAAGTTCTCGTGGCCGTCCTCGGTCACCACGGCGATGTCCTCGATGCGGACGCCGCCGACCGCGGGGTCGTACAGCCCCGGCTCGATGGTGACGACGTGGCCCGGCTTCAGTTCCTCCCCCCGCGGGTTGAGGGCAGGCCCCTCGTGGACGTCGAGGCCGACGCCGTGGCCCGTCGAGTGGATGAACCCGGTCTCGGTCGTCGGATCCGAGCGGAGCGTCGCGTACCCGGCGTCCTCGTACACGTCACAGACGGCGTCGTGGACGTCCCTGCCGGTCGCACCCGGTTCGAGCGCGTCGAAGGCGGCGTCCTTCGCCTCGCGGGTCACCTCGAACCGCCGCCGGACCTCCGCGTCCGCCTCGCCCTTCACGAACGTCCGCGTCATGTCGGCGTGGTACTTCGAGGCTTTCTCCCGCGGGAAGACGTCGATGATGATCGTCTCGTCGGCTTCGAGGGGACCGCTCCCGCGATCGTGGGGGTCCGCGGCGTCCGCGCCGCAGGCGACGATCGTCTCGTCGAGCGCGCAGCCGTGTCGGAGCAGCGTCACCTCGATCTCCTCCTGGACGCGCTCGCTCGTCAGGAGCTCGCCGTCGACGGTGAGCGTGCCATCGTCGTCGACGTCGGCCGACCGGAGCAGCGCCTCGGCCGCGCCCATCGCGGCCTCGTTCGCGCGCTGGGCGCGCTTCACGTTGTCGACCTCCTCGGGCGTCTTCGTCGCCCGGACGGAGCCGACGACGTCGTCGTGGTCGACATCGACCGAGACGCCCGCCTCGCGGAGCGCGTCGGCCAGGCCGAGCGGGAACCGGTCGGGAACGAGCACGGCGTCGACGTCGAGGTCGGCGAGGAACGCGGCGTCCGTCCGGGCGGCGCCCGCCACCTCGCCGTGTTCCTCGACGTTCTCGTGGTGGTCGTACTCGGCGAGCCGTGCGACCGTGTCGGCGCGCGACTCCGCTCTCGCGCGGCCGTACTCCAGTCCCGAGACGAGCATCGCCAGCGTCTCGCCGGTGTACACGGTGAAGAACGGGTCGGGCGCGTCGAACCCCGAGAGGTACAGCTGGTTCGAGTCGTCGCCGGCGGCGTCGATGCAGTAGGCGTCCGCGGCCGTCTCCGAGAGCAGTGCGTCGAGCGAGGAGAGGTCCGGGTCCATACGTTCGGCAACTCCGCCGCCGGTGAAAGCCGTTGTCCATCCGGACTCCTCTCCCCCGGCCTTCGGGCACAAGGCTTGAGTTTTCGCGGCGAGTTGTTGAATCGATGGCCACCGTGGCCGCGTTCACGGTCCCGGCCGGGGAGTTCCCGCTCGGGAGCGTGTTCGAGGGCGTTCCCGGCGTGACCGTCGAACTCGAGCGGGTCGTCCCGACCGGCGGCGACGTCGTCCCGTACTTCTGGGTCCGGGGAGCCGACGGGGACGACGTCGAGAGGCGGTTCCGCGAGCACCCGGGGGCGAGCGACATCCGGCTCATCGACGCCGTGGGCGACGAGCAGCTGTTGCGATGTTCGTGGACCCCCGAACACGTCGGCGTGTTGCGCGCGATCGAGGAGACCGGCGTCACGCTGCTCTCCGGGACGGGAACGAGCGACCGGTGGACGTTCGAGGTCCGCGCCGACGACAGGGAGACGCTCTCCCGATTCCAGGCGTTCGCGCTGGAGCACGACCTCCCGCTGACGCTGACGACGATCCAGGAGCTCCCGGCGACCGCGGGCGAGGCGAACGACGTGCTGACGGGGCCACAACGGGAGGCGCTGGTGCTCGCGTTCGAACGCGGCTACTTCGATCCGACCAGACGGGTGACCCTGGAGCAGCTAGCGGCCGAACTCGGGATCACCCGGCAGTCGCTCGCCGGCCGGCTCCGGCGGGCCCACCGCAACCTCATCGAACACGTGCTCGTCGCCGGATGACTAAAGTGGACTACATAGTCAGTGGCCAGACGGATACCCCGGGTCGCCGTCACGGCCGGTAGGATGCACGACTGCCGAGACGTCTCGACTCCGGGCCCTGCAAGCCGCGAGTACGGGGCGGGGCTCTGTCGGTTCGACGAGTTCCAGTTCCACGCGGAGACGAACAGCTACCAAGCCACTTTCGATTCGGGGACCGTCCCCGCGTCCATCGCCGTCATCGACGCGCTCTCGCTCGTTCTCGACAGGCCGGCCGAGGAACTCCCCTCGCTCGGTTCGAGCGTCGACCTCGAGGCGCTCGACGCCCTTCTCACGCCGAGCCTCCCGGACGTTCCGGGGACGACGAGCATCACCTTCGCGTATCACGGCTGGGACGTGACCGTCGACGACGCCGGCGGACTGACGGCCGACGGCGCGCTGCCGGAGGAAGTGGACGCCGGAGACGGCATCGACGCGACGGAGGCGGTCGGGGTGGAGACCGGCCTCGACGTCGAAACGGACCTCGATGTGGAGACCGGCCTCGACGCGACCGACGGCGTGGACGGACGCCCGGGCGATGGCGTCGACGCCGAGGACGGGTTCGATGCCGGCTCCGACGCGGGGGCGACGGGAAGCCCCGACTGAGCCGGAGACGTCGCCGCCACCGGTACACACTTGCCGCCGGGAGCGCAGCGACGGACATGGACGTTCACCTCTCGCCGTCGCGGGTTCGGGGCCGTGCGCGCGCACCGCCCTCGAAGAGCTACACCCACCGGGCGCTGCTCGCGGCCGGCTACGGCGACGGGACCGTCGTACGCGACCCGCTCGACAGCGCCGACCCGCACGCGACCGGCCGCGCGGTGACGGCGTTCGGCGGGTCGGTAGAATGGGACGAGGACGGATCGGCCGCCCGCGTCGAGGGGTTCGACGGCCGGCCGGAGACGCCCGAGGACGTGATCGACTGTGGCAACTCCGGCACGACGATGCGGCTCGTCACGGCCGCCGCGGGGCTGGCCGAGGACCTGGTCGTGCTGACCGGCGACGGCTCGCTCCGCTCCCGGCCGCAGGGACCGCTCCTCGACGCGGTCGCGTCGCTGGGCGGACGCGCCGAGTCGACGAGGCGCAACGGGCAGGCACCGCTGGTCGTGGGCGACGGGATGGCCGGCGGCGAGGTGTCGATTCCGGGCGACGTCTCCTCCCAGTTCGTCACCGCGCTGTTGATGGCCGGCGCGGTGACCGACGACGGGGTCGCGGTCGACCTGGAGACCGAACTGAAGTCCGCGCCCTACGTCGAGATCACGCGCGAGGTGCTCGCGGACTTCGGCGTCGACTCGGAGCGGACCGGGACCGGCTTCCGGGTTCCGGGCGGCCAGTCGTATCGCGCCGACGAGTACGCCGTGCCCGGCGACTTCTCCTCGATGTCGTACCTGCTGGCGGCCGGCGCGGTCGCGGCCGCCGACGGTGAATCGGTCGTCGTCGAGGGCGCTCGCCCGAGCGCGCAGGGCGACTCTGCGATCGTGGACGTGATCGAACGGATGGGCGCCGGGATCGACTGGGACCGCGAGGCGGGCGAGATCACGGTCCGCCGCTCGTCGCTCTCGGGCGTCACCGTCGACGTCGGCGACACGCCGGACCTGCTCCCGACGATCGCGGTCCTCGGGGCGGTGGCGGACGGCGACACCCGCATCGGCAACGCCGAGCACGTCCGCTACAAGGAGACCGACCGGGTGAGCGCGATGGCCGAGGAACTGGAGACGCTCGGCGCGAGCGTCACGGAGGAACCCGACTCGCTCACCGTCCACGGCGACGACTCGGCCCTGCGTGGCGGGACGGTCGACGGGCGCGGCGACCACCGACTCGTGATGGCGCTCGCCGTCGCGGGCCTCGTCGCCGAGGGAGAAACGACCGTCCGCGGCGCGGAACACGTCGAGGTGTCGTTCCCCGGGTTCTTCGAGACGCTGGCCGAACTGGGGGCGTCGGTCCGGCGGGACTGACGCGCCCGACCGAGCGTCGATCGGGCGTCCAGCAGCGTCGGCCCGGACGGCCGACGCGGGACGCCCACCGGAGCCAGCACCGTTTTCGGCGTGCCCGCCGAGGTGCCAGCATGGACACCGACCCGTTCGTGTTCGACTTTCGGCCCGGCGCGATCCACTACGGGCGCGGCAGCGTCGCCGGCCTGGGCGACGTGCTCGCTGACGCCGGCCGTGACCGCGGACTCGTCGTCTGCGGCTCCAACGTCGGCGCGAACCGCGACCTGATGGACCCGATCGAGGCCGGACTCGGGGAGCGACTCGCCGGCGTGTTCGACGGAACGACCCCCGACAAGCGCGTCGCCACCGCCGTCCGCGTCGCGGACCGGGCCGACGAACTCGACGCCGACGCGCTCGTCCCGGTCGGCGGCGGATCCAGTCTCGACGTGGCGACGGTCGCCAGCGCCCTCCGCGCGGACGGCCGGACGCTCGGCGACGTCCGGGACGAGGTGGAAGCGACCGGTGGCATCGCGCTCCCCGAGGACGAGGACGCGTTGACGCCGCTGGTGCCGGTGCCGACGACGCTCGCCGGCGCGGACATGTCGGTCATCGCGGGCGTCACCGTGGACCTGGGCGGGGAGGTCGTCAGCACCGGCGTCGGCGGCGAGGCGCTGATGCCGGCGGCGTTCTGTTATGACCCGGCGCTGTTCGAGACGACGCCCGCGGGCGTGCTCGCCGGCTCCGCGATGAACGGCTTCGACAAGGCCGTCGAGACGCTCTACTCGCGCAACCGTTCGGCCATCACGGACGCGACCGCGACGCGCGCAATCGACGCGCTGCTCGATGGGCTCCCGGCCATGCTCGACTCGGCGGACGCGATGGACCGCGCGGTCGCGGGCATCGTCCTGGCACAGTACGGCGTCTCGCGACCCGGCTCGATGACGCTGAACGTCCTGCACGCGTTCGGCCACGGACTCCGGGACGCGTTCGGCATCCAGCAGGGCGTCGCCCACGCGGTCGTCGCGCCCAGCGTCCTGCGGGACCTGCTCGAGTCCGACGCCGACACCGAGGCGCTGCGCGACGCCTTCGACGCTGCCGGCGCGGCCGGCGTGGTCGACGCCGTCGCCCGGCTCCGGGACGAACTGGACCTCCCGACTCGGCTCTCCGCGGTCGAGGGCGTCCGCGAGGACGGGCTCGCGGAGGCGGCCCGCGTGACGGCGACGGACTCGCTGCTCGCGAACGCCCCGGAGGGGTACGAACTCGACGCGGGTGCGACCGAACGGCTGCTCCGGGACGCCTGGTGAGCGGGCGACAGGTTGCAACCTGGCCCGTTCCCGGCGCGGTCGAAACGGCGTGGAACGATCCCCGAGTTGACGAACGCCTATGCCGCGGGGCCGCGTAGAACGGCCCATGAGCGAGCAGCCCGCCCGCCCCCCGTCGTCAGTTCCCGGCCCCGACGGAACGCCCCTCCTCGGCTCGTTTCTCGACGTCAGGCGCGACTCGTTCGGCTTCAGGGAGCGGCTGGCGAGCGAGCACGGCGGCCTGGCCAGGTACACGGTGCTCGGAACCGACGTGTTCCTGCTCACGGACCCGGACCTGGTCGAGCAGGTGCTCGTCCAGGACAACCAGCGCTACGTGAAGGGCGAGCTGTTCCAGCAGCAGCTCGCCCCCGTGCTCGGGAACGGCCTGCTGAACAGCGAAGGGGAGTTCTGGCGTCGCCAGCGCCACCTCATCCAGCCGGCGTTCACGCCCGATCGGATCGCCGAGTACGCCGGGATGATGACCGACAGCACGCGCCGCGCGACCGCGAACTGGGAGGACGGCGACGTCCGGGACGTGCACGGCGAGACGATGGCGCTGACGCTCGACATCGTCGCGACCGCGCTCATGGGCGTCGACATCCGGGACCGGACGCCCGCGGTCGGGGCCGCGCTCGACACCGTGATGGAGGCAGCCGCCGGGTCGCTGCTCGACCTGCTGCCGCCCTGGGTGCCGACGCCGGCCAGACAGTCCGTCGACGAGGCGGTGGCGACGCTGGACCGCATCGTCGACGAGATCATCGCCGAAAAGCGGGGTGACCCCGGCGATGACGTCGTCTCGGCGCTGTTGCGCGCCGAGGACGAGGAGGGGGAGTCGATGAGCGACGAGCAGGTGCGCGACGAGGTGAAGACGCTGCTGCTGGCGGGCCACGAGACGACCGCGCTCTCGCTCACGTTCACGCTCCACCTGCTGGCGCGACACCCCGAGGTCGAACGACGGCTGCTGGCCGAACTCGACGCAAAGCTCGACGGC
Protein-coding regions in this window:
- a CDS encoding bacterio-opsin activator domain-containing protein: MATVAAFTVPAGEFPLGSVFEGVPGVTVELERVVPTGGDVVPYFWVRGADGDDVERRFREHPGASDIRLIDAVGDEQLLRCSWTPEHVGVLRAIEETGVTLLSGTGTSDRWTFEVRADDRETLSRFQAFALEHDLPLTLTTIQELPATAGEANDVLTGPQREALVLAFERGYFDPTRRVTLEQLAAELGITRQSLAGRLRRAHRNLIEHVLVAG
- a CDS encoding iron-containing alcohol dehydrogenase family protein; the protein is MDTDPFVFDFRPGAIHYGRGSVAGLGDVLADAGRDRGLVVCGSNVGANRDLMDPIEAGLGERLAGVFDGTTPDKRVATAVRVADRADELDADALVPVGGGSSLDVATVASALRADGRTLGDVRDEVEATGGIALPEDEDALTPLVPVPTTLAGADMSVIAGVTVDLGGEVVSTGVGGEALMPAAFCYDPALFETTPAGVLAGSAMNGFDKAVETLYSRNRSAITDATATRAIDALLDGLPAMLDSADAMDRAVAGIVLAQYGVSRPGSMTLNVLHAFGHGLRDAFGIQQGVAHAVVAPSVLRDLLESDADTEALRDAFDAAGAAGVVDAVARLRDELDLPTRLSAVEGVREDGLAEAARVTATDSLLANAPEGYELDAGATERLLRDAW
- a CDS encoding HalOD1 output domain-containing protein, whose amino-acid sequence is MHDCRDVSTPGPASREYGAGLCRFDEFQFHAETNSYQATFDSGTVPASIAVIDALSLVLDRPAEELPSLGSSVDLEALDALLTPSLPDVPGTTSITFAYHGWDVTVDDAGGLTADGALPEEVDAGDGIDATEAVGVETGLDVETDLDVETGLDATDGVDGRPGDGVDAEDGFDAGSDAGATGSPD
- a CDS encoding small ribosomal subunit Rsm22 family protein, whose protein sequence is MSVDREALRDTAKYLRNARPVDPEEIFEYLPDQPHPAVVRQALREEAFDLGLFERVDGTFVPAAEGPVDPPGWDPGAFPGAYADALADLLVERYGPGWHEGESGDVLRGVIERLKEDYYRGREVTYDADAALGYAIYHLPDFYAAVGYVLDTLAARGLLPRRLRVLDVGAGTGGPALGLHDYLPDDAVVDYHAVEPSANADVLADLLGETRRNFRATIHRKTAEEFDPESVGDVDLVLFGNVLSELADPEAVVANYLDALAADGACALLAPADLNTSTGMRSVERAVATPESDVTVYAPDLRLWPGEAPSDRGWSFEERPDLAVPAFQRRLDDAAPRGPGDEPGEFVNADVKFSYAVLRTDGERRVPVVASEERHARMADSGDHVTDRVNLLAVKLSANLAGPDANPLFKLGDGSERVEHYAVLTGESMLNEDLRAASYGAVLSFENVLVLWNDDEGAYNLVCAEETVVETLAR
- the aroA gene encoding 3-phosphoshikimate 1-carboxyvinyltransferase, translated to MDVHLSPSRVRGRARAPPSKSYTHRALLAAGYGDGTVVRDPLDSADPHATGRAVTAFGGSVEWDEDGSAARVEGFDGRPETPEDVIDCGNSGTTMRLVTAAAGLAEDLVVLTGDGSLRSRPQGPLLDAVASLGGRAESTRRNGQAPLVVGDGMAGGEVSIPGDVSSQFVTALLMAGAVTDDGVAVDLETELKSAPYVEITREVLADFGVDSERTGTGFRVPGGQSYRADEYAVPGDFSSMSYLLAAGAVAAADGESVVVEGARPSAQGDSAIVDVIERMGAGIDWDREAGEITVRRSSLSGVTVDVGDTPDLLPTIAVLGAVADGDTRIGNAEHVRYKETDRVSAMAEELETLGASVTEEPDSLTVHGDDSALRGGTVDGRGDHRLVMALAVAGLVAEGETTVRGAEHVEVSFPGFFETLAELGASVRRD
- a CDS encoding prephenate dehydrogenase, which gives rise to MRLFVVGAGEIGRWLARTLRPAVDRVAFADANPQAAMDAADELVDGRVVPLDTDEAFDCVALAVPIPAVADAVESHAASAASGALIDVSGAMADPLAAMARHAEGEYASFHPLFAPPRGPGRVAFVPGEAGPVVGRVREALADAGNDVFETTAAEHDGAMEAVQTGAHTAVLAYALAAEDVPEEFHTPVSEPLAELAGTVTEGDSRVYGDIREAFGGADAVAAAARQLADADPEEFTALFERARTSVGGDPRERTAEAGADADPDADPDPGADTDRGSGE
- a CDS encoding cytochrome P450, producing MSEQPARPPSSVPGPDGTPLLGSFLDVRRDSFGFRERLASEHGGLARYTVLGTDVFLLTDPDLVEQVLVQDNQRYVKGELFQQQLAPVLGNGLLNSEGEFWRRQRHLIQPAFTPDRIAEYAGMMTDSTRRATANWEDGDVRDVHGETMALTLDIVATALMGVDIRDRTPAVGAALDTVMEAAAGSLLDLLPPWVPTPARQSVDEAVATLDRIVDEIIAEKRGDPGDDVVSALLRAEDEEGESMSDEQVRDEVKTLLLAGHETTALSLTFTLHLLARHPEVERRLLAELDAKLDGETPTLGAVGDLPYLEQVVQESMRLLPPVHGILREPTEDVTLGGYRIPAGSTLSISQWVVHRDSDVYDDPESFRPERWTDELEADLPRLGYFPFSAGPRRCIGDRFAMLEAKLVLATLLQSYRFELVGSGELDLIASITSRPSDPVRMRIRERAVGATGRRTDEAVPAED
- a CDS encoding isocitrate lyase/PEP mutase family protein, with the translated sequence MRQEIQRNRAESFRERHSDAADGPLVLPNAWDAASAIVYETLGFAAVGSSSAGVAASLGLPDGEVVGRDEMLAAVGRMADAVDLPVSADVEAGYGDGPEAVAETVRLTIEAGAVGVNLEDGTGDPDDPLVDVETHAAKIRAAREAAEEAGIPLAINGRTDVFWSEVGDGADRVARTVERANAYREAGSDCLFVPGVTDPEEIEALVDGIDGPINVLGGPGAPSVPELGNLGVARVSVGSGPMRATLVHLRDVGEELREDGTYGGMENAIPYGDLAELLRGRVDHGADE
- a CDS encoding M24 family metallopeptidase produces the protein MDPDLSSLDALLSETAADAYCIDAAGDDSNQLYLSGFDAPDPFFTVYTGETLAMLVSGLEYGRARAESRADTVARLAEYDHHENVEEHGEVAGAARTDAAFLADLDVDAVLVPDRFPLGLADALREAGVSVDVDHDDVVGSVRATKTPEEVDNVKRAQRANEAAMGAAEALLRSADVDDDGTLTVDGELLTSERVQEEIEVTLLRHGCALDETIVACGADAADPHDRGSGPLEADETIIIDVFPREKASKYHADMTRTFVKGEADAEVRRRFEVTREAKDAAFDALEPGATGRDVHDAVCDVYEDAGYATLRSDPTTETGFIHSTGHGVGLDVHEGPALNPRGEELKPGHVVTIEPGLYDPAVGGVRIEDIAVVTEDGHENFTDYPVELELE